A single region of the Ancylobacter novellus DSM 506 genome encodes:
- a CDS encoding NADH:ubiquinone oxidoreductase subunit NDUFA12, producing the protein MKLSDFITETFTWWNGQTMGTRFHTWRHGEFVGDDEFGNRYYRTKGGKIDPALGFERRWVIFNGYAEATAIPPGWHAWMHQRSDVPPPKQDYVPHEWEKPHRPNPTGTALAYRPPGSTLGLGHRPAVTGDYKAWTPE; encoded by the coding sequence GTGAAGCTTTCCGACTTCATCACCGAGACCTTCACCTGGTGGAACGGCCAGACCATGGGCACGCGCTTCCACACCTGGCGCCATGGTGAGTTCGTCGGCGATGACGAGTTCGGCAATCGCTACTACCGCACCAAGGGCGGCAAGATCGATCCGGCGCTGGGCTTCGAGCGTCGCTGGGTGATCTTCAACGGCTATGCCGAGGCGACCGCCATCCCGCCGGGCTGGCACGCCTGGATGCACCAGCGCTCCGATGTGCCGCCGCCGAAGCAGGACTACGTGCCGCACGAATGGGAGAAGCCGCACCGGCCGAATCCCACCGGTACGGCGCTGGCCTACCGCCCGCCGGGCTCGACGCTCGGCCTCGGCCACCGTCCGGCGGTGACCGGCGACTACAAGGCCTGGACGCCCGAGTGA
- the accC gene encoding acetyl-CoA carboxylase biotin carboxylase subunit, which yields MFGKILIANRGEIALRVLRACKELGIATVAVHSTADASAMHVKLADESVCIGPPPAKDSYLNIPALLAACEITGAEAVHPGYGFLAENARFAEILIDHGVQFIGPKPEHIRIMGDKIEAKKTAKRLGIPCVPGSDGGVSSDEEAAKVAREIGFPVLIKAAAGGGGRGMKVARSEQELSSALSTARSEARAAFGDDAVYIEKYLGTPRHIEIQVLGDGKGNAIHLGERDCSLQRRHQKVWEEAPSPIITPEQRKRIGGTVAQAMRDLKYLGAGTIEFLYENGEFYFIEMNTRIQVEHPVTEAITGVDLINEQIRVAAGLPMSVTQDDIVLKGHAIECRVNAEHPRTFRPSPGRITNWHVPGGPGVRVDSAVYQGYSIPPYYDSLAGKLIVTADTREQCLARLRRAIDEFVVEGIETTLPLFRELLENDDIKRGAYDIHWLEAFLAEGEPGS from the coding sequence ATGTTCGGCAAGATCCTCATTGCCAATCGCGGCGAGATCGCGCTGCGCGTGCTGCGCGCCTGCAAGGAGCTCGGCATCGCCACCGTCGCGGTGCACTCCACCGCCGACGCCAGCGCCATGCACGTCAAGCTCGCCGACGAGAGCGTCTGCATAGGCCCGCCGCCGGCCAAGGACAGCTACCTCAACATCCCGGCCCTGCTCGCCGCCTGCGAGATCACCGGCGCCGAGGCGGTGCATCCGGGCTACGGCTTCCTCGCCGAGAACGCCCGCTTCGCCGAGATCCTGATCGACCACGGCGTGCAGTTCATCGGGCCGAAGCCCGAGCACATCCGCATCATGGGCGACAAGATCGAGGCGAAGAAGACCGCCAAACGCCTCGGCATCCCCTGCGTGCCCGGCTCGGACGGCGGCGTCTCCTCCGACGAGGAGGCGGCCAAGGTCGCCCGCGAAATCGGCTTCCCCGTGCTCATCAAGGCCGCCGCCGGCGGCGGCGGGCGCGGCATGAAGGTGGCGCGCTCCGAGCAGGAACTGTCCTCGGCGCTGTCGACCGCCCGCTCCGAGGCCCGCGCGGCCTTCGGCGACGACGCGGTCTATATCGAGAAGTATCTCGGCACGCCGCGCCACATCGAGATCCAGGTGCTGGGCGACGGCAAGGGCAACGCCATCCATCTCGGCGAGCGCGACTGCTCGCTGCAGCGCCGGCACCAGAAGGTGTGGGAGGAGGCCCCCTCCCCGATCATCACGCCCGAGCAGCGCAAGCGCATCGGCGGGACGGTGGCGCAGGCGATGCGCGACCTGAAATATCTCGGCGCCGGCACCATCGAGTTCCTGTACGAGAACGGCGAGTTCTACTTCATCGAGATGAACACCCGCATCCAGGTGGAGCATCCGGTGACTGAGGCGATCACCGGCGTCGACCTGATCAACGAGCAGATCCGCGTCGCCGCCGGCCTGCCGATGAGCGTCACCCAGGACGACATCGTGCTGAAGGGCCACGCTATCGAGTGCCGCGTCAACGCCGAGCACCCGCGCACCTTCCGCCCCTCGCCGGGCCGGATCACCAACTGGCACGTGCCGGGCGGTCCGGGCGTGCGGGTCGATTCCGCCGTCTATCAGGGCTATTCGATCCCGCCCTATTACGACAGCCTGGCGGGCAAGCTGATCGTCACCGCCGACACGCGCGAGCAGTGCCTCGCCCGCCTGCGCCGGGCCATCGACGAGTTCGTGGTGGAAGGCATCGAGACCACGCTGCCGCTGTTCCGCGAGCTGCTCGAGAACGACGACATCAAGCGCGGCGCCTACGACATCCACTGGTTGGAAGCCTTCCTCGCCGAGGGCGAGCCGGGGAGCTGA
- a CDS encoding DsbA family protein, translating into MPTFLRAGRRALAAVIATGFMLGAAIAPASALDDAQRKEFEGVIRDYLLKNPEVIQEAIMELQKRQAAAEASQRQQALTELKPLVFDSPRGTVVGNPKGDVTLVEFFDYNCGYCKKALGDLVELVKSDNKLKVVLKEFPVLGPGSVEAARVAVAVRLTAPDKYFAFHQKLLGDRGQANKAKALEAAGEVGIDKAALEKALANPEIDATLQESLQLADALGIDGTPSYVLGDSVIVGAVGHDQIRNAIQSVRNCGKTQC; encoded by the coding sequence ATGCCGACCTTCCTCCGCGCCGGCCGCCGCGCGCTCGCCGCCGTCATCGCCACCGGCTTCATGCTCGGCGCCGCGATCGCCCCCGCCTCCGCGCTCGACGATGCCCAGCGCAAGGAATTCGAGGGTGTCATCCGCGATTACCTGCTGAAGAATCCGGAGGTGATCCAGGAAGCGATCATGGAGCTGCAGAAGCGCCAGGCCGCGGCCGAGGCGAGCCAGCGCCAGCAGGCGCTCACCGAGCTCAAGCCGCTGGTGTTCGATTCCCCGCGCGGCACCGTGGTCGGCAATCCCAAGGGCGACGTCACCCTGGTCGAGTTCTTCGATTACAATTGCGGCTATTGCAAAAAGGCGCTCGGCGACCTCGTCGAGCTGGTCAAGTCCGACAACAAGCTCAAGGTGGTGCTGAAGGAGTTCCCGGTGCTCGGCCCGGGCTCGGTCGAGGCGGCGCGGGTCGCGGTGGCGGTGCGCCTCACCGCGCCGGACAAGTACTTCGCCTTCCACCAGAAGCTGCTCGGCGACCGCGGCCAGGCCAACAAGGCCAAGGCGCTGGAAGCCGCCGGCGAGGTCGGCATCGACAAGGCGGCGCTGGAGAAGGCGCTCGCCAATCCCGAGATCGACGCCACGCTGCAAGAGAGCCTGCAGCTCGCCGACGCGCTCGGCATCGACGGCACGCCGAGCTATGTGCTCGGGGACTCGGTCATCGTCGGCGCGGTCGGCCACGACCAGATCCGCAACGCCATCCAGTCGGTGCGCAACTGCGGCAAGACGCAGTGCTGA
- the accB gene encoding acetyl-CoA carboxylase biotin carboxyl carrier protein yields MKTNKPNIDPALVREIANLLSESDLTEIEVQHEDLRIRVVRAPPTVYAAPVAVAGPAAAPVAASVAAAPAPVTAAASDDVSKHPGLVTSPMVGTAYLGPEPGAKFFVDVGAVVKEGQTLLIVEAMKTMNAIPAPRAGTVTRVLVENAQPVEYGEPLLIIE; encoded by the coding sequence ATGAAAACCAACAAGCCGAACATCGACCCCGCGCTGGTGCGCGAGATCGCCAACCTTCTGTCCGAGAGCGACCTCACCGAGATCGAGGTGCAGCACGAGGACCTGCGCATCCGCGTCGTGCGCGCCCCGCCGACCGTCTATGCCGCCCCCGTCGCCGTGGCCGGCCCTGCCGCCGCGCCGGTTGCCGCCTCGGTGGCCGCCGCGCCTGCCCCGGTAACGGCCGCCGCGTCGGACGACGTCTCCAAGCATCCCGGCCTCGTCACCTCGCCCATGGTCGGCACCGCCTATCTCGGCCCGGAGCCGGGCGCCAAGTTCTTCGTCGACGTCGGCGCGGTGGTGAAGGAAGGCCAGACGCTGCTCATCGTCGAGGCGATGAAGACCATGAACGCGATTCCCGCTCCGCGCGCGGGCACCGTCACCCGTGTCCTCGTTGAGAATGCGCAGCCGGTCGAATATGGCGAGCCGCTCCTGATCATCGAGTGA
- a CDS encoding DUF2155 domain-containing protein, with protein sequence MFAGPLRSALYAAVALAALTAPAAAQQGWQGGVDSQPLAPPPGAEQGQGQGQGQGQVENPDSPPGGPGVPSIMEDPDGGAPRAPAPAQPEVPGQATVGPGGDIEVVQPPEQKIENKTAVFSGLDKITGRIISFDVSVNETVQFGALRITPRACYTRPETEQQNTTGFVEVQEITLDGKVQPLFGGWMFASSPGLHGVEHPIYDVWLTDCKQTAPVIASPGPQQ encoded by the coding sequence ATGTTCGCCGGTCCGCTCCGTTCCGCGCTCTATGCCGCCGTGGCGCTCGCCGCGCTGACGGCGCCGGCCGCCGCCCAGCAGGGCTGGCAGGGCGGCGTCGATTCGCAGCCGCTGGCGCCGCCGCCCGGCGCGGAGCAGGGGCAGGGGCAGGGGCAGGGGCAGGGGCAGGTGGAAAATCCCGATTCGCCGCCCGGCGGTCCCGGCGTGCCCTCGATCATGGAAGACCCGGACGGCGGCGCGCCGCGCGCACCCGCCCCGGCGCAGCCCGAGGTTCCCGGCCAGGCCACCGTCGGCCCGGGCGGCGACATCGAGGTGGTGCAGCCGCCCGAGCAGAAGATCGAGAACAAGACCGCCGTCTTCTCCGGCCTCGACAAGATCACCGGCCGCATCATCAGCTTCGACGTGTCGGTGAACGAGACGGTGCAGTTCGGCGCGCTGCGGATCACCCCGCGCGCCTGCTACACGCGACCCGAGACCGAGCAGCAGAACACGACCGGCTTCGTCGAGGTTCAGGAGATCACGCTGGACGGCAAGGTGCAGCCGCTGTTCGGCGGCTGGATGTTCGCGTCCAGCCCCGGCCTGCACGGCGTCGAGCACCCGATCTATGACGTGTGGCTGACCGACTGCAAGCAGACCGCGCCGGTGATCGCCTCGCCCGGGCCCCAGCAGTAG
- the aroQ gene encoding type II 3-dehydroquinate dehydratase, producing the protein MPDTLHVLNGPNLNLLGTREPEVYGRATLADVEAACRAACERHGLGLVFRQTNHEGELVTFLQQAQGSVGVVLNAAAYTHTSVAVADAIKAVGLNVVEVHLSNVFAREAFRHHSFISPVARGVICGFGIEGYRLAIDALASSLADRRVS; encoded by the coding sequence ATGCCCGACACGCTGCATGTTCTGAACGGACCGAACCTCAACCTGCTCGGCACGCGCGAGCCGGAGGTGTACGGGCGCGCGACGCTGGCGGATGTCGAGGCGGCCTGCCGTGCCGCCTGCGAGCGCCATGGCCTCGGGCTCGTCTTCCGCCAGACCAACCACGAGGGCGAGCTCGTCACCTTCCTGCAGCAGGCGCAGGGCTCGGTGGGCGTGGTGCTGAACGCCGCCGCCTACACGCACACTTCGGTCGCGGTTGCCGACGCCATCAAGGCTGTCGGCCTCAATGTCGTCGAAGTCCACCTGTCCAACGTCTTCGCGCGGGAAGCTTTCCGCCACCATTCGTTCATTTCGCCGGTCGCCCGCGGTGTGATCTGCGGTTTCGGGATAGAGGGCTACCGGCTTGCCATCGACGCACTCGCCAGTTCGCTCGCCGATCGCCGCGTCAGCTGA
- the aat gene encoding leucyl/phenylalanyl-tRNA--protein transferase, giving the protein MSRPREHQVEITPEVLLKAYACGIFPMAESADDPGLYWIEPERRGVIPLDGFAISSRLARTVRSDKFEVRIDHDFEAVIDGCAAPADGRGSTWINRRIRKLYCDLYARGYCHSVETWQDGELVGGLYGVRLGRAFFGESMFHTARDASKVALVHLVARLKRGGFTLLDTQFVTDHLKSFGAVEVSRRHYHKLLTHALEGEGDFYCWGPGEAITGAVCLQSVSHTS; this is encoded by the coding sequence ATGTCACGCCCGCGCGAACATCAGGTCGAGATCACGCCCGAAGTGCTGCTGAAGGCCTATGCCTGCGGCATCTTCCCGATGGCCGAAAGCGCGGACGACCCCGGCCTCTACTGGATCGAGCCGGAGCGCCGCGGCGTCATCCCGCTCGACGGCTTCGCCATCTCCAGCCGCCTCGCCCGCACCGTTCGCTCGGACAAGTTCGAGGTGCGCATCGACCATGATTTCGAGGCGGTGATCGACGGCTGCGCCGCCCCGGCCGACGGGCGCGGCTCGACCTGGATCAACCGGCGCATCCGCAAGCTCTATTGCGACCTGTACGCCCGCGGCTACTGCCACTCGGTGGAGACGTGGCAGGACGGGGAGCTCGTCGGCGGGCTCTATGGCGTGCGGCTCGGGCGCGCCTTCTTCGGCGAGAGCATGTTCCACACCGCGCGCGACGCCTCGAAGGTGGCGCTGGTGCATCTGGTGGCGCGGCTGAAGCGCGGCGGCTTCACCCTGCTCGACACCCAGTTCGTCACCGACCATCTGAAGAGCTTCGGCGCGGTCGAGGTGTCGCGCCGGCATTATCACAAGCTGCTCACCCACGCGCTGGAAGGCGAAGGCGACTTCTACTGCTGGGGCCCGGGCGAGGCGATCACCGGCGCGGTCTGCTTGCAGTCGGTCAGCCACACGTCATAG
- a CDS encoding vitamin B12-dependent ribonucleotide reductase, with translation MRIERRYTKAGRSPYADIPFRKDTSEIRNPDGSVVFRLEGIDVPEHFSQVATDIIAQKYFRKAGVPARLKKVEEETVPSFLWRGAADEKALGALPEKERFIGETDSRQVFDRLAGTWTYWGWKGGYFDSEEDAQAFFDEHRFMLAMQMAAPNSPQWFNTGLHWAYGIDGPSQGHFYVDYATGKLTRSKTSYEHPQPHACFIQSVSDDLVNEGGIMDLWVREARLFKYGSGTGSNFSALRGEGERLSGGGRSSGLMSFLKIGDRAAGAIKSGGTTRRAAKMVVVDADHPDIETYVDWKVKEEQKVAALVTGSKTVAKHMKAVMKACVNCEGEDDDCFEPEKNPALKREIRAAKRAQVPENYIRRVIQFARQGYTDIDFPIYDTDWDSEAYLTVAGQNSNNSVRVDDAFLTAVEADGEWNLTSRTTGKVTKTLKAAELWEKIGYAAWASADPGIQFHTTINDWHTSPAGGPIRASNPCSEYMFLDDTACNLASLNLLQFRNADGTFDVESYEHACRLWTVVLEISILMAQFPSKEIAKLSYDYRTLGLGYANIGGLLMTSGIPYDSEEGRAYCGALTAIMTGVSYATSAEMAKELGPFPEYKPNATHMLRVIRNHRRAAYGEHGGYEGLATNPVPLDHAKVPEAILVDHAKAAWDRALALGEEHGYRNAQTTLLAPTGTIGLVMDCDTTGIEPDFALVKFKKLAGGGYFKIINRAVPEALRTLGYSESQIAEIEVYAVGHGSITQAPAINHSTLRAKGFDDAMLAKIDAGAKSAFDVKFIFNRWTLGDEAMGKLGVPADKLADPAFDLLSFLGFSRKDLEAANIHVCGAMTLEGAPFLKVEHYPVFDCANPCGRIGKRYLSVKSHIFMMAAAQPFLSGAISKTINMPNEATVEDCKEAYLLSWRLALKANALYRDGSKLSQPLNSQLIADEDEEEDAVEAFLDKPAAARAAQITEKIVEKVVERIVAVREREKMPDRRKGYTQKAVVGGHKVYLRTGEYDDGRLGEIFIDMHKEGAALRSFINNFAISVSLGLQYGVPLEEYVDAFTFTRFEPAGPVQGNEVIKYATSILDYIFRELAVSYLGRNDLGHVDAGESNFDALGKGVDEGKASQGAAAAAASRMVSKGLTRGKSVGLMVVPATSAGAPASNVTALRGGIQGATALKAAPEAEDEEETVGDTDALPWSAPAPAASASAGAPTKAEARAIARAKGYEGEACPECQNFTMVRNGTCLKCETCGSTTGCS, from the coding sequence ATGCGCATCGAGCGCCGCTATACCAAGGCCGGCCGTTCACCCTATGCGGACATCCCGTTCCGCAAGGACACGAGCGAAATCCGCAATCCCGACGGATCGGTGGTGTTCCGCCTGGAAGGCATCGATGTGCCCGAGCACTTCTCGCAGGTGGCGACCGACATCATCGCGCAGAAGTACTTCCGCAAGGCCGGCGTCCCCGCCCGGCTGAAGAAGGTCGAGGAAGAGACCGTCCCCTCCTTCCTGTGGCGCGGCGCGGCCGACGAGAAGGCGCTCGGCGCGCTGCCTGAGAAGGAGCGCTTTATCGGCGAGACCGATTCCCGCCAGGTCTTCGACCGCCTCGCCGGCACCTGGACCTATTGGGGCTGGAAGGGCGGCTACTTCGATTCGGAGGAGGACGCGCAGGCCTTCTTCGACGAGCACCGCTTCATGCTGGCCATGCAGATGGCCGCGCCCAACTCGCCGCAGTGGTTCAACACCGGCCTGCACTGGGCCTATGGCATCGACGGTCCCAGCCAGGGCCATTTCTACGTCGATTACGCCACCGGCAAGCTGACCCGCTCCAAGACCTCCTATGAGCATCCCCAGCCGCATGCCTGCTTCATCCAGTCCGTCTCCGACGACCTGGTGAACGAGGGCGGCATCATGGATTTGTGGGTGCGCGAGGCGCGCCTGTTCAAATACGGCTCGGGCACCGGCTCCAACTTCTCGGCGCTGCGCGGCGAGGGCGAGCGCCTGTCCGGCGGCGGCCGTTCCTCCGGCCTGATGAGCTTCCTGAAGATCGGCGACCGCGCCGCGGGCGCCATCAAGTCGGGCGGCACCACCCGCCGCGCCGCCAAGATGGTGGTGGTCGACGCCGACCATCCGGACATCGAGACCTATGTCGACTGGAAGGTGAAGGAGGAGCAGAAGGTCGCCGCCCTCGTCACCGGCTCCAAGACCGTCGCTAAGCACATGAAGGCCGTGATGAAGGCCTGCGTGAACTGCGAGGGCGAGGATGACGACTGCTTCGAGCCGGAGAAGAACCCGGCGCTGAAGCGCGAGATTCGTGCCGCCAAGAGGGCGCAGGTGCCGGAGAACTACATCCGCCGCGTCATCCAGTTCGCGCGCCAGGGCTACACCGACATCGACTTCCCGATCTACGACACCGACTGGGATTCGGAGGCGTATCTGACCGTCGCCGGCCAGAACTCCAACAATTCGGTGCGCGTCGACGACGCATTCCTCACCGCGGTCGAGGCCGATGGCGAGTGGAACCTGACCTCGCGCACCACCGGCAAGGTGACGAAGACGCTGAAGGCGGCCGAGCTGTGGGAGAAGATCGGCTATGCCGCCTGGGCGAGCGCCGATCCCGGCATCCAGTTCCACACCACCATCAATGACTGGCACACGAGCCCGGCGGGCGGGCCGATCCGCGCCTCCAATCCGTGCTCGGAGTACATGTTCCTCGACGACACGGCGTGCAACCTCGCCTCGCTGAACCTGCTGCAGTTCCGCAACGCGGATGGCACGTTCGACGTCGAGAGCTACGAGCATGCCTGCCGGCTGTGGACCGTCGTGCTCGAAATCTCGATCCTGATGGCGCAGTTCCCGTCCAAGGAGATCGCCAAGCTCTCCTATGACTACCGCACGCTCGGCCTCGGCTACGCCAATATCGGCGGCCTGCTGATGACCTCAGGCATCCCCTACGACTCCGAGGAAGGCCGCGCCTATTGCGGTGCGCTGACCGCCATCATGACCGGCGTGTCCTATGCGACCTCGGCGGAGATGGCTAAGGAGCTCGGCCCCTTCCCTGAATACAAGCCGAACGCGACGCACATGCTGCGCGTCATCCGCAACCATCGGCGTGCCGCCTATGGCGAGCACGGCGGCTATGAGGGACTGGCAACCAACCCGGTGCCGCTCGACCATGCCAAGGTGCCGGAGGCGATCCTCGTCGACCACGCCAAGGCCGCCTGGGACCGCGCCCTCGCCCTCGGCGAGGAGCACGGCTACCGCAACGCCCAGACCACGCTGCTCGCGCCCACCGGCACGATCGGCCTCGTCATGGATTGCGACACCACCGGCATCGAGCCCGACTTCGCGCTGGTGAAGTTCAAGAAGCTGGCCGGCGGCGGCTACTTCAAGATCATCAACCGCGCCGTGCCGGAAGCGCTGCGCACGCTGGGCTATTCCGAGAGCCAGATCGCCGAGATCGAGGTCTATGCGGTCGGCCACGGCTCGATCACCCAGGCGCCGGCGATCAACCACTCGACGCTGCGCGCCAAGGGCTTCGACGACGCCATGCTGGCGAAGATCGATGCCGGCGCGAAGTCCGCCTTCGACGTCAAGTTCATCTTCAACCGCTGGACGCTCGGCGACGAGGCGATGGGCAAGCTCGGCGTTCCCGCCGACAAGCTCGCCGACCCGGCCTTCGACCTGCTGTCCTTCCTCGGCTTCTCCAGGAAGGACCTCGAGGCCGCCAACATCCATGTCTGCGGCGCCATGACCCTGGAAGGCGCGCCCTTCCTCAAGGTCGAGCACTATCCGGTGTTCGACTGCGCCAATCCCTGCGGGCGCATCGGCAAGCGCTACCTCTCGGTCAAGAGCCACATCTTCATGATGGCGGCGGCGCAGCCCTTCCTCTCGGGCGCGATCTCCAAGACCATCAACATGCCGAACGAGGCGACCGTCGAGGACTGCAAGGAGGCCTACCTGCTCTCCTGGCGCCTGGCGCTGAAGGCCAACGCGCTCTACCGCGACGGCTCCAAGCTCTCGCAGCCGCTCAACTCGCAGCTCATCGCCGACGAGGACGAGGAGGAGGATGCGGTCGAGGCGTTCCTCGACAAGCCCGCCGCCGCCCGCGCCGCGCAGATCACCGAGAAGATCGTCGAGAAGGTGGTGGAGCGCATCGTCGCCGTGCGCGAGCGCGAGAAGATGCCGGACCGCCGCAAGGGCTACACCCAGAAGGCGGTGGTCGGCGGCCACAAGGTCTACCTGCGCACCGGCGAGTACGATGACGGCCGCCTCGGCGAGATCTTCATCGACATGCACAAGGAAGGCGCGGCGCTGCGCTCCTTCATCAACAACTTCGCCATCTCGGTGTCGCTGGGTCTCCAGTACGGCGTGCCGCTGGAGGAGTATGTCGACGCCTTCACCTTCACCCGCTTCGAGCCCGCCGGCCCGGTGCAGGGCAATGAGGTGATCAAGTACGCCACCTCGATCCTCGACTACATCTTCCGCGAGCTCGCCGTGTCCTATCTCGGCCGCAACGATCTCGGCCATGTGGATGCCGGCGAATCCAACTTCGACGCGCTCGGCAAGGGCGTGGACGAGGGCAAGGCGAGCCAGGGCGCCGCGGCGGCCGCCGCCTCGCGCATGGTCTCGAAGGGGCTGACGCGCGGCAAGTCGGTCGGGCTGATGGTGGTGCCGGCGACCAGCGCAGGCGCGCCGGCGTCGAACGTCACCGCGCTGCGCGGCGGCATCCAGGGCGCCACCGCGCTGAAGGCGGCGCCGGAGGCGGAGGACGAGGAGGAGACGGTGGGCGACACCGACGCCCTCCCCTGGTCCGCCCCCGCCCCGGCGGCCTCCGCTTCGGCCGGCGCGCCGACCAAGGCCGAAGCCCGCGCCATCGCCCGCGCCAAGGGCTACGAGGGCGAAGCCTGCCCCGAGTGCCAGAACTTCACCATGGTGCGGAACGGCACCTGCCTGAAGTGCGAGACCTGCGGGTCGACGACGGGGTGCAGCTGA
- a CDS encoding MFS transporter → MTDRTDAAPTAGGFTFFLLALAAGLGAANLYYAQPLVALIGADIGLDETLASLVVTIGQVGYILGLLLLVPLGDIVENRRLIGSILICAAVGLGLAFVASEPALFLFAALVFGVGSVVAQVAVPFAAHLARPEERGRKVGSVVSGLMTGILLARPVSSLVAHFLGWRAVFLLAALLILALAVGLRIALPQRRPATTTGGGASYGALVASLWPLMRSQPILRRRAAYQAAMFCVFTLFWTAVPLLLASPQFGFGQEGIAIFALAGAASVFISPLAGWIADRGWSRAATGAALLLAIAGFLVTELGVATSSVVVLAIGAIVLDCAATANLVFGQRAIFMLAPEIRSRLNALYIATFFLGGALGSALASPLYEVAGWGSVTLAGSAIMILALLYYATEFRRG, encoded by the coding sequence ATGACCGATCGGACCGACGCCGCCCCCACGGCCGGCGGCTTCACCTTTTTTCTGCTCGCGCTGGCCGCCGGCCTCGGGGCGGCGAATCTCTATTACGCGCAGCCGCTGGTGGCGCTGATCGGCGCCGACATCGGGCTCGACGAGACGCTGGCGAGCCTCGTCGTCACCATCGGCCAGGTGGGCTATATATTGGGCCTGCTGCTGCTGGTGCCGCTCGGCGACATCGTCGAGAACCGGCGGCTCATCGGCTCCATCCTGATCTGCGCCGCGGTCGGCCTCGGCCTCGCCTTCGTCGCGAGCGAGCCCGCGCTGTTCCTGTTCGCGGCGCTGGTCTTCGGCGTCGGCTCGGTGGTGGCGCAGGTGGCGGTGCCCTTTGCCGCGCATCTGGCGCGGCCGGAAGAGCGCGGGCGCAAGGTCGGCAGCGTCGTCTCGGGGCTGATGACCGGCATCCTGCTGGCGCGGCCGGTCTCCAGCCTGGTGGCGCATTTCCTCGGCTGGCGGGCGGTGTTCCTGCTCGCCGCGCTGCTGATCCTCGCGCTTGCGGTGGGCCTGCGAATCGCCCTGCCGCAGCGCCGGCCGGCGACGACGACCGGCGGTGGCGCGAGCTATGGCGCGCTCGTCGCCTCGCTGTGGCCGCTGATGCGCTCGCAGCCGATCCTGCGCCGCCGCGCGGCCTATCAGGCGGCGATGTTCTGCGTCTTCACGCTGTTCTGGACCGCCGTGCCGCTGCTGCTGGCCTCGCCGCAATTCGGCTTCGGCCAGGAGGGCATCGCCATCTTCGCGCTGGCGGGGGCGGCGAGCGTGTTCATCTCGCCGCTCGCCGGCTGGATCGCCGACCGCGGCTGGTCGCGCGCGGCGACCGGCGCGGCGCTGCTGCTGGCGATCGCCGGCTTCCTCGTCACCGAGCTCGGCGTCGCCACCTCCTCGGTCGTGGTGCTGGCGATCGGCGCCATCGTGCTGGACTGCGCGGCGACGGCGAACCTCGTCTTCGGCCAGCGCGCCATCTTCATGCTGGCGCCGGAGATCCGCTCGCGGCTGAACGCTCTCTACATCGCCACCTTCTTCCTCGGCGGCGCGCTCGGCTCGGCGCTGGCGAGCCCGCTCTACGAGGTCGCCGGCTGGGGATCGGTGACGCTGGCGGGAAGCGCCATCATGATCCTCGCGCTGCTCTACTACGCGACCGAATTCCGCCGTGGTTGA